A single window of Scomber scombrus chromosome 12, fScoSco1.1, whole genome shotgun sequence DNA harbors:
- the lrrc1 gene encoding leucine-rich repeat-containing protein 1: MFHCIPLWRCNRHVEMIDKRHCSLLYVPDEIYRYGRSLEELLLDANQLRDLPKPFFQLVKLRKLGLSDNEIQRLPPEIANFMQLVELDVSRNDIMEIPESISYCKALQVADFSGNPLTRLPESFPELRNLTCLSINDISLQVLPDNIGNLSNLVSLELRENLLTFLPDSLSLLHRLEELDLGNNELYSLPETIGCLVSLKDLWLDGNQLAEIPAEMGTMKSLLCLDVSENKVERLPAELGGLVSLTDLLVSQNFIDALPESIGKLRKLSILKADQNRLTYLPESIGNCECLTELVLTENQIQNMPRSIGKLKRLSNFNCDRNQLTSLPKEIGGCSGLNVFCVRENRLTRIPSELSQATELHVLDVSGNRLAHLPLSLTTLRLKALWLSENQSQPLLTFQTDEDPDSGEKVLTCVLLPQQPCESNNKGSDNLARCGALESLVNDMADDTWDSKAVNRISAIHFLDDDEEEDDDKGTLLRRATPHPGELKTMKKAAENLRNDLNAAKGLDSNKNEVNNAADRVTTSV, from the exons ATGTTTCACTGTATCCCCCTGTGGCGGTGCAACCGTCATGTGGAGATGATCGATAAACGCCACTGTTCCCTGCTGTATGTGCCCGATGAGATCTACCGCTACGGACGGAGTTTGGAGGAGCTGTTGCTGGATGCCAACCAACTCCGAGATTTGCCCAag cCATTTTTCCAGCTGGTGAAACTAAGAAAACTCGGCCTGAGTGACAATGAGATCCAGAGACTTCCACCAGAAATTGCCAACTTCATGCAGCTGGTGGAACTAGATGTTTCACGAAATG ATATTATGGAAATTCCAGAAAGCATTTCATACTGCAAAGCCCTCCAAGTGGCAGATTTCAGTGGAAATCCATTAACAag GTTACCGGAAAGCTTTCCAGAGCTGCGGAATCTAACCTGCCTTTCCATCAATGATATTTCATTGCAAGTTCTTCCAGATAACATTGGAAA CCTTTCCAATTTGGTTTCACTAGAACTCAGAGAAAACCTGCTGACATTCCTACCAGA TTCGCTATCACTGCTTCACAGACTAGAGGAACTCGACCTAGGCAATAATGAACTATACAGTTTG CCAGAGACAATAGGCTGTCTTGTCAGTTTAAAGGATTTGTGGCTGGATGGAAACCAGTTGGCTGAAATACCTGCA GAGATGGGCACTATGAAAAGCCTATTGTGTCTGGATGTATCAGAAAACAAAGTGGAGCGACTTCCAGCGGAGTTAGGAGGCCTGGTGTCACTCACTGACCTGCTGGTGTCTCAAAACTTCATCGATGCTCTACCAGAAAGCATCG GAAAACTACGTAAACTATCTATATTGAAAGCTGATCAGAATCGGCTTACTTATCTTCCAGAGAGCATTGGGAACTGTGAATGTCTTACTGAACTCGTGCTCACAGAGAACCAGATACAG aataTGCCAAGAAGTATTGGGAAACTGAAGCGGCTTTCCAACTTTAACTGTGACAGAAACCAGCTAACATCATTACCTAAGGAG ATCGGCGGCTGCAGCGGTCTGAATGTCTTCTGTGTACGAGAGAACAGACTGACGAGGATACCGTCAGAGCTGTCCCAAGCCACAGAGCTGCATGTGCTCGACGTTTCTGGAAATAG gCTCGCCCACTTACCGTTGTCACTGACCACGCTACGACTGAAGGCCTTATGGTTGTCAGAAAACCAGTCGCAGCCCCTCCTCACCTTCCAGACGGATGAGGATCCTGACTCAGGCGAGAAGGTGCTCACCTGCGTGCTGCTGCCTCAACAGCCATGTGAATCTAACAATAAAG GTTCTGATAATCTTGCCCGTTGTGGAGCCCTGGAGAGCCTGGTGAACGACATGGCAGACGACACGTGGGACAGCAAAGCCGTGAACAGGATCAGTGCAATTCACTTCctggatgatgatgaggaggaggatgatgacaAG GGAACACTTCTTCGACGGGCCACGCCTCACCCGGGTGAGCTGAAAACGATGAAGAAAGCAGCCGAGAACCTCCGCAACGACCTGAACGCTGCCAAAGGCCTGGACTCCAACAAAAACGAGGTCAATAACGCTGCAGACAGAGTGACCACGTCTGTGTGA
- the eloal gene encoding elongin A, like → MARRSDVVKKVLRFKLQLTDTEESATVLKTLQKLKDLDITLDILAETGIGKTVNSLRRHEEAGEFAKSLVRGWKKLVPKNPTSVTEDRTMSDSMSVKDKLDDQNCPNAEGLTIEDLNNNCFTSHGKSRETNEPLFKMGKRKADAEKRCEEQKRKKDQNEFQNILESDEILSKKTKIQIQDHSKERNNYDDNNCDSVLGNKNAVDTIQKSRPDSKEKLESSSDCEGFGSEKESNKRSKPSEESLKDGKESFSYDSSDKYSKKLFKLAHVEDDRSSGISSSSEAQNRKKKKKEKEKHSSHKRKESEYAGHSKPQNKKTRRTHKDKKNDSEEPSMSFESCLNYDGNVSKRRERSGAKKTPKKIKKKVKEDLGVKPVKSSVKSLNALSSKKSVMDWINIPLPAVLPECENPTSVEYFERKVVEKDFDFCDMPEESAGFTGQRLNKKMQVYSGAKTIFLPAMMSLYQQCIRTLQNNINLLHETGGVPFDILEPVLERCTPEQLLRVEECNPIYVGVTDHLWGKHCQRDFKDYKLQEYESWKEMFIRLSDEREVKLQRLTKSIVSAHSNKPKGRQVKMAFIHTVAKPPRDVRIQQEIHGTAVQQPHQLRCSAKVQDNRSKPSSEPTRSSSTSSGASSTQDARKKTRVAPMMAKSLKAFKKQLGRR, encoded by the exons ATGGCCCGCAGGTCTGATGTGGTGAAGAAAGTCCTGCGGTTCAAACTTCAGCTTACAGACACAGAAGAGTCTGCTACG GTTCTAAAAACCTTACAGAAACTCAAGGATCTGGATATCACGTTAGACATTCTTGCT GAAACTGGAATTGGCAAAACTGTGAACTCCCTGCGCAGACATGAAGAAGCTGGAGAATTTGCCAAGTCGCTGGTTAGAGGATGGAAAAAACTGGTCCCTAAGAATCCCACAAG TGTCACAGAAGACAGGACCATGTCAGACAGTATGTCTGTTAAAGACAAACTGGATGACCAAAATTGTCCAAATGCTGAAGGTTTGACAATAGAGGATTTAAACAATAATTGCTTTACATCACATGGCAAGAGTCGGGAAACAAATGAACCTTTATTCAAAATGGGCAAAAGAAAAGCTGATGCAGAAAAACGGTGTGaagagcagaaaagaaaaaaggaccaGAATGAATTCCAGAATATCTTGGAAAGTGATGAAATCTTGagcaaaaaaaccaaaatcCAAATCCAAGATCATTCCAAGGAGAGGAACAATTATGATGATAATAACTGTGATAGTGTGCTTGGAAACAAAAACGCAGTGGACACTATTCAGAAATCCAGGCCTGACTCCAAGGAAAAACTGGAAAGCAGTTCTGATTGTGAAGGTTTTGGGTCAGAAAAAGAGTCAAATAAGAGATCAAAGCCATCAGAAGAATCACTAAAGGATGGTAAAGAATCTTTTTCATATGACTCCAGTGACAAATACTCAAAAAAGTTGTTCAAACTTGCCCATGTTGAAGATGACAGGTCTTCAGGAATATCAAGTAGCTCAGAGgcccaaaacagaaaaaagaagaaaaaagaaaaagagaagcacTCCAGTCATAAACGTAAAGAGTCTGAATATGCGGGACAttcaaaaccccaaaacaaaaagacCAGAAGAAcgcacaaagacaaaaaaaatgacagtgaagAGCCCTCTATGTCTTTTGAATCTTGCTTGAATTATGATGGGAATGTCTCTAAGAGGAGAGAACGATcaggagcaaaaaaaacacctaaaaaaatcaagaaaaaagtaaaagaggaTCTTGGTGTGAAACCTGTCAAGTCATCAGTAAAGTCTCTAAATGCGCTCTCTTCAAAAAAG TCTGTAATGGACTGGATCAACATCCCTTTACCTGCGGTTCTGCCTGAGTGTGAAAACCCAACCAGTGTTGAGTACTTTGAGAGGAAAG TGGTGGAGAAGGACTTTGATTTCTGTGACATGCCTGAGGAGTCCGCAGGCTTCACTGGTCAGCGTCTTAACAAGAAGATGCAAGTCTACTCTGGTGCCAAAACCATCTTCCTCCCAGCCATGATGAGCTTGTACCAACAGTGTATCCGCACACTGCAGAACAATATCAACT TGCTTCATGAAACTGGTGGAGTCCCGTTTGACATCCTTGAGCCAGTGCTGGAGAGGTGTACCCCGGAGCAGCTGCTGCGTGTTGAAGAATGCAACCCA ATCTATGTCGGAGTGACTGACCACTTATGGGGGAAACACTGTCAGAGGGACTTCAAGGACTACAAACTTCAGGAGTATGAGTCGTGGAAAGAGATGTTCATCAGACTGTCTGATGAGAGGGAGGTTAAACTCCAAAGGCTGACTAAAAGCATCGTCTCAGCTCATTCTAATAAGCCTAAAG gtcGGCAGGTGAAGATGGCATTTATTCACACTGTTGCCAAGCCACCGAGAGATGTGCGAATTCAGCAAGAAATTCATGGAACTGCTGTTCAGCAGCCTCATCAGCTCAGGTGCAG CGCCAAGGTTCAGGACAACAGATCAAAGCCGAGTTCTGAGCCCACCAGGTCCAGCAGCACCAGTTCAGGGGCAAGCAGTACACAAGACGCTCGCAAAAAAACCC GAGTTGCCCCAATGATGGCGAAGTCcttaaaagcatttaaaaaacaactggGACGCAGATAA
- the klhl31 gene encoding kelch-like protein 31, with product MAPKKNKTTKKSKGDINEMTIMVEDSPINKINGLNTLLEGGNGFNCISTEVTDSAYAPNLLEGLSTMRQDSFLCDLTVSTKSKSFDVHRVVMASCSEYIRNILKKDSTLQKIELNDLSPVGLATAITYAYSGKLTLSLYSIGSTIAAAMLLKISTLVKMCSDFLMQELSVENCMYVANIADAYDLKETKLAAQKFMRENFIEFSEMEQFLKLTYEQISDFLSDDSLQLPSEITAFQIAMKWLDFDEKRLKYAADLLTHIRFGTISAQDLVNHVQSVPRMMQDSECHRLLVDAMNYHLLPYQQNILQSRRTKVRGGLKVILTVGGRPALTEKSLSKEVLYRDSDNVWNKLTEMPAKSFNQCVAVLDGFLYVAGGEDQNDARNQAKHAVSNFCRYDPRFNTWIHLTNMIQRRTHFSINIFNGLLFAVGGRNADGVQASVECYVPSSNQWQMKAPMEVPRCCHASSVIEGKILVSGGYINNAYSRAVCSYDPSTDTWQDKTSLSTPRGWHCAATVGDRAYVIGGSQLGGRGERVDVLAVESYNPQNGQWSYCAPLHTGVSTAGISMLNSKVYVLGGWNEGEKKYKKCIQVYNPDLNEWTEDDELPEATVGISCCVVTIPTRKTRESRASSVSSAPVSI from the exons ATGGCACCCAAAAAGAACAAGACAACCAAAAAAAGTAAAGGAGACATAAATGAAATGACCATCATGGTTGAGGACAGCCCCATCAACAAGATCAATGGGCTGAACACCCTCTTAGAAGGCGGAAATGGCTTCAACTGCATTTCAACTGAAGTGACCGATTCAGCCTATGCCCCAAACCTCCTGGAAGGATTGAGCACCATGAGGCAAGACAGTTTCCTCTGTGATCTGACGGTCTCAACTAAGTCAAAGTCATTTGACGTCCACAGGGTTGTCATGGCCTCCTGCAGTGAGTACATTCGAAACATCCTGAAGAAGGATTCAACCCTTCAGAAGATTGAGCTTAATGACCTCTCACCTGTCGGGCTCGCCACAGCAATCACATATGCATACTCTGGAAAGCTCACCTTGTCGCTGTACAGCATTGGCAGCACCATTGCCGCAGCCATGCTGCTGAAAATCAGCACCTTAGTGAAGATGTGCAGCGATTTCCTCATGCAGGAGCTGAGTGTTGAGAATTGCATGTATGTGGCCAATATCGCTGATGCCTACGACCTCAAAGAAACCAAACTGGCAGCGCAGAAGTTCATGCGGGAGAACTTCATCGAGTTCTCTGAGATGGAACAGTTCCTGAAGCTCACTTATGAGCAGATCAGTGATTTCCTCTCAGATGATTCCCTGCAGCTCCCCTCTGAGATCACAGCCTTccagattgccatgaaatggTTGGACTTTGATGAGAAGAGGCTGAAGTATGCAGCAGATCTCCTGACACACATCCGCTTTGGCACTATCTCTGCTCAAGACCTGGTGAATCATGTCCAGAGTGTCCCCAGAATGATGCAAGACTCCGAGTGCCACCGTCTCCTTGTTGACGCCATGAATTACCATCTGCTGCCATATCAACAGAATATCCTTCAGTCACGCAGAACAAAAGTACGCGGTGGCCTCAAGGTGATACTCACAGTAGGTGGACGCCCAGCCTTGACAGAGAAATCTCTCAGCAAAGAGGTCCTCTACAGGGACTCTGATAATGTGTGGAATAAGTTGACAGAAATGCCAGCTAAGAGCTTTAACCAGTGTGTGGCAGTCTTGGATGGCTTCCTGTATGTGGCAGGTGGTGAGGACCAGAATGATGCAAGGAACCAGGCGAAACATGCTGTCAGCAATTTCTGCAG GTATGACCCCCGGTTCAACACTTGGATTCATCTGACCAATATGATCCAAAGGCGCACCCACTTCAGCATCAACATCTTCAATGGCCTCTTGTTTGCTGTCGGAGGGCGAAACGCTGATGGTGTTCAGGCCTCTGTTGAGTGCTATGTGCCATCCTCCAACCAATGGCAAATGAAGGCACCAATGGAGGTGCCCCGTTGCTGTCATGCCAGCTCTGTCATTGAAGGCAAGATCCTTGTGTCTGGAGGTTACATCAACAATGCCTACTCTAGAGCCGTGTGTTCTTATGACCCGTCCACTGATACCTGGCAGGACAAGACCAGCCTGAGCACACCTCGAGGTTGGCACTGCGCTGCCACAGTGGGAGACCGCGCCTACGTCATCGGCGGCAGTCAGTTGGGAGGTCGTGGGGAGAGGGTTGATGTCCTGGCTGTCGAATCATACAACCCTCAGAATGGGCAGTGGAGCTACTGTGCGCCTCTTCACACAGGAGTGAGCACAGCTGGTATTTCCATGTTGAACAGCAAGGTGTATGTCCTGGGAGGCTGGAATGAAGGTGAGAAGAAGTACAAGAAATGCATTCAGGTTTACAACCCTGATCTCAATGAATGGACTGAGGATGATGAATTGCCAGAAGCTACAGTAGGCATTTCGTGCTGTGTCGTCACCATACCTACAAGGAAAACACGAGAGTCCAGAGCCAGTTCAGTTTCCTCCGCACCAGTCAGTATATAA